The following proteins come from a genomic window of Mycobacterium sp. DL:
- a CDS encoding molybdopterin-dependent oxidoreductase: MLSIPESTIPESTNPESTTSPGICRICSAHCGVLATVTDGRLTKVTGDPDNPMFLGYTCAKGRALPEIHNNPARLLHSQKRQPDGTYAPVESERAMDEIADRLRDLIEQHGPRSVAMYLGTNGLPYPASPLMANAFLRGIESPMFFTANTIDQPGKQIALAAHGHWLGGDINFNEADSWMLVGTNPIVSKAIGIPGQNPAQRIKDAIGRGMKLIVIDPRRSQTAARAAIHIQPRPGEDVPILAAMINLIIRENLCDTEFLEPNVVGFDKLAEAVSAFTPEYVAERADIPAQQLIDAAHLFATYGTRPGMVNCGTGANFAMHGSLLEYLALCLTTICGRWQRAGEPVTRPNTLMPAYTAKAQALAPYEGWGYGEQLRVRGLTDTVSGMPTAALADEILLEGEGQVKALICIGGNPMAAWPDQRKTQRAMETLDLLVTLDTEMSLTSRLADYVIAPMMQMETPAMTQGSELIKYYAAGTGIPAAYAQYAPRLVAPPESSDLVEEWKFFLGLAKRMDLTLFFVNFFGGGGGRYMESPPIVLTMDRNTDLTTEELFAEMCATARIPLDEVSSHPHGKIFDVEAMVEDADADCEARLDIGNDHLLSDLAATLAEDFRSARNNTEFPYRLIPRRHANFMNSSGTGLAKLHRGKPYNPAYMHPDTIAALGLRNGDAVTIASPHDSIPAVLEADDTLRADVIAMHHAFGGLTTEDAEFRSRGSNVGRLVPTDIEYDTITGLPRQGNIPVSVTACGV; this comes from the coding sequence GTGCTCAGCATTCCAGAGTCGACCATTCCCGAGTCGACCAATCCAGAGTCGACGACGTCCCCGGGTATCTGCCGCATCTGCTCCGCGCACTGCGGAGTGCTGGCCACCGTCACCGACGGCCGGCTTACCAAGGTCACCGGCGATCCCGACAACCCGATGTTCCTGGGCTACACCTGCGCGAAGGGCCGGGCGCTGCCGGAGATCCACAACAACCCCGCCCGCCTGCTGCACAGTCAGAAGCGGCAGCCCGACGGAACGTATGCACCCGTCGAGAGCGAACGCGCGATGGACGAGATCGCCGACCGTCTGCGCGACCTGATCGAACAACACGGGCCCCGCTCTGTGGCGATGTACCTGGGCACCAACGGCCTGCCCTACCCGGCGAGCCCGCTGATGGCCAACGCGTTCCTGCGGGGCATCGAGTCGCCCATGTTCTTCACCGCCAACACGATCGACCAGCCCGGCAAGCAGATCGCCCTGGCCGCACACGGGCATTGGCTCGGCGGCGACATCAACTTCAACGAGGCAGACAGTTGGATGCTGGTCGGGACGAACCCGATCGTATCCAAGGCGATCGGCATCCCGGGGCAGAACCCGGCCCAGCGCATCAAAGACGCGATCGGTCGCGGCATGAAGCTGATCGTGATCGACCCGCGGCGGTCGCAGACGGCGGCGCGCGCTGCGATCCACATCCAGCCCCGCCCCGGCGAGGACGTGCCGATCCTTGCAGCGATGATCAACCTGATCATCCGCGAAAATCTGTGCGACACAGAATTTTTGGAGCCGAATGTCGTCGGTTTCGACAAGCTCGCCGAGGCGGTGTCGGCGTTCACCCCCGAGTACGTCGCCGAGCGCGCCGACATCCCCGCCCAGCAGCTGATCGACGCGGCGCATCTGTTCGCGACGTACGGCACCCGCCCCGGCATGGTGAACTGCGGGACCGGCGCCAACTTCGCGATGCACGGCAGCCTGCTCGAATACCTCGCACTCTGTCTGACCACGATCTGTGGGCGTTGGCAGCGCGCCGGCGAACCCGTCACCAGGCCCAACACGCTGATGCCGGCCTACACCGCCAAGGCCCAGGCGCTGGCGCCCTACGAGGGATGGGGCTACGGCGAACAGCTGCGGGTCCGCGGCCTGACCGACACCGTCAGCGGAATGCCGACGGCCGCACTCGCCGACGAGATCCTGCTCGAGGGCGAGGGCCAGGTGAAGGCGCTGATCTGCATCGGCGGCAACCCGATGGCGGCCTGGCCGGACCAGCGCAAGACCCAGCGTGCGATGGAGACACTCGATCTGCTGGTCACCCTCGACACCGAGATGTCGCTCACCTCACGGCTGGCCGACTATGTCATCGCCCCGATGATGCAGATGGAGACACCAGCGATGACGCAGGGCAGTGAGCTGATCAAGTACTACGCGGCGGGCACCGGCATCCCCGCCGCCTACGCGCAGTACGCGCCGAGATTGGTTGCTCCCCCCGAGAGTTCGGACCTCGTCGAAGAGTGGAAGTTCTTCCTGGGCCTGGCAAAACGCATGGACCTCACGCTGTTCTTCGTCAATTTCTTCGGCGGAGGCGGCGGGCGGTACATGGAGTCGCCGCCGATCGTTCTCACCATGGACCGCAACACCGACCTCACCACAGAGGAACTCTTCGCCGAGATGTGTGCGACCGCGCGAATCCCCCTCGACGAGGTCAGCAGCCACCCCCACGGCAAGATCTTCGACGTCGAGGCGATGGTCGAGGACGCGGATGCCGACTGTGAAGCCCGACTCGACATCGGCAACGACCACCTGCTGAGCGATCTGGCAGCGACGCTGGCCGAGGATTTCCGGTCGGCACGCAACAACACCGAGTTCCCGTACCGGCTGATTCCGCGCCGGCACGCCAACTTCATGAACTCATCGGGCACCGGCCTGGCGAAACTGCACCGAGGCAAGCCCTACAACCCGGCCTACATGCATCCGGACACCATTGCCGCTCTCGGCCTGCGCAACGGTGACGCCGTCACGATCGCCTCGCCCCACGACAGCATCCCTGCGGTTCTCGAGGCCGACGACACCCTGCGAGCCGACGTGATCGCCATGCATCACGCCTTCGGCGGGCTCACCACCGAGGATGCCGAATTCCGCTCCCGCGGAAGCAATGTCGGGCGGCTCGTCCCCACCGACATCGAGTACGACACGATCACCGGCCTGCCCCGTCAGGGCAACATTCCCGTGAGCGTGACCGCCTGCGGAGTTTAG
- a CDS encoding GGDEF domain-containing protein — protein sequence MAIVASSAALVPISFLGGLRWPPVPLIALGVVGAIITIGMTAFWLVRWPTRRQSEAAVTIGVLLIAVWSLAQPTPALALLTCTATAVTGGYIAFLHSTKLLLFNFVVAIAIATTASWRLAEATTVGTAIAAFWLVWFLNLTVPLSIRGMARAVGTFAMRSDADPLTGLLNRRGFAHRVSSELMGSYPTDRHLTLVMVDLDDFKLVNDTHGHAAGDRALTAVAELLRQHTPPSAAICRAGGEEFLIAMITDGNPADSIAAQLCTAIAALPHDVTASIGTSGMPLEALRGRGSGSLLDDLIAAADAAMYAAKRSGGNRVQHGARL from the coding sequence ATGGCCATCGTCGCCTCGTCGGCGGCTCTGGTTCCCATCAGCTTCCTCGGAGGGCTGCGCTGGCCCCCGGTGCCCCTCATCGCACTCGGCGTGGTCGGCGCGATCATCACCATCGGGATGACCGCGTTCTGGCTCGTCCGGTGGCCGACGCGACGACAATCCGAAGCCGCTGTCACCATCGGGGTGCTGCTGATCGCCGTCTGGAGCCTCGCCCAGCCCACCCCCGCCCTTGCGCTTCTGACGTGCACCGCCACTGCCGTCACCGGCGGTTACATCGCTTTCCTCCACAGCACCAAACTGCTGCTGTTCAACTTCGTGGTCGCCATAGCGATTGCGACGACGGCCTCGTGGCGGTTGGCCGAGGCAACCACAGTCGGGACCGCCATCGCAGCGTTCTGGCTCGTCTGGTTTCTCAATCTGACCGTGCCGCTGTCCATTCGGGGCATGGCCCGGGCTGTCGGCACATTTGCCATGCGATCGGACGCCGATCCCCTCACCGGACTGCTGAACCGTCGCGGCTTCGCGCACCGGGTCTCCAGTGAGCTCATGGGTTCGTATCCCACTGACAGACACTTGACCTTGGTGATGGTCGATCTCGACGACTTCAAGCTCGTCAACGACACGCATGGGCACGCCGCCGGCGACCGGGCGTTGACTGCGGTGGCAGAACTACTGCGGCAGCACACCCCGCCGAGTGCAGCCATCTGCCGCGCGGGCGGTGAAGAGTTTCTGATCGCGATGATCACCGACGGCAACCCCGCCGATTCGATAGCGGCACAACTGTGTACGGCGATTGCCGCGCTTCCGCACGACGTGACGGCGAGCATCGGCACCAGCGGGATGCCACTCGAAGCGCTCCGGGGTCGAGGTAGCGGATCGCTGCTCGACGACCTCATCGCGGCGGCGGACGCCGCGATGTATGCCGCCAAACGCAGCGGCGGTAACCGGGTGCAGCACGGCGCGAGGCTCTAG